The Candidatus Accumulibacter similis genome has a segment encoding these proteins:
- a CDS encoding DUF3883 domain-containing protein yields the protein MLKLEQIQKNAAISGLEPGQVVRIVTTEPVGDNALTVYYKTADGKLLERMLFRTDETKLSLAEGGRPWAFDAPGAEFKLAAEAYRINLAHLFDPMMAVHTSNVEPLPHQITAVYESMLPRQPLRYVLADDPGAGKTIMAGLFIRELLMRADAKRVLIVAPGSLVEQWQDEMFEKFGLSFLLFSREQVEQSRSGNPFDDIDLLVARVDQIARAEDLQEKLRLSHWDLVVVDEAHKLSAHWYGRKIEKTKRFQLGELLGSITRHFLLMTATPHSGKEEDFQLFMSLLDADRFYGKFRDGAHKVDVTDLMRRMVKEDLLKFDSTPLFPERRAYTVNYRLSDLEAALYAAVTEYVKTEFARADQLPDGGRKGTVGFALTALQRRLASSPEAIYQSLKRRRNKLKSRVEEEKLGQRGKSLAETLAGPGTNGVPEDIWESADAMSPDDFENFEEAVVDQATAAQTIQELQAEIIILEALEEQARQVVLSGQDRKWDELSRLLQDTPEMHDEVGRQRKLIIFTEHRDTLNYLATKIRGLIGSEEAVVMIHGGVKREERRKVQEMFRNDPSVRVLVATDAAGEGVNLQNANLMVNYDLPWNPNRLEQRFGRIHRIGQTEVCHLWNMVAAETREGDVFQRLFEKLEVERKALGGRVFDILGEVFENRSLKDLLIEAIRYGADPEVRARLLRRVEGALDTRHLEDIIKRNALCEEVMDEKRLFAVKEEMEKAEARKLQPFFIRAFFSQAFQQMGGELRPREPGRYEITNVPAIIRERDRQITGRDRRNADPVLRRYERVCFEKQFVRLIDRVGAPMASLLHPAHPVMQSVTDLVLETHRNKLKQGAVLVDPSDMGLTPKVMFIIDHSVKEGADPVHVVSRRMQFVEIDPEGNAINAGWAPHLDLEPLAPADMALIEDVLAARWIAKDLEQVALAHASTHLVPEHFDEVRARREKTVDKTLAAVHERLVTEINFWSDRYIKLRDDIAAGKDVRLTLENVRRTIDDLTARRESREKELLAMRHVISATPVILGGSLVIPAGLLLQRKGQAGWTADAAARARVEQVAMRAVMDAERALGHDVIDVSADKCGWDVTSLPKALDGRLPPSRHIEVKGRAKGQTTITVTRNEILYGLNQSEKFILAIVMVDGEQHEGPFYVRQPFTQEPDWAVTSINLDLDQLLARAQQPA from the coding sequence GTGCTGAAGCTCGAACAGATCCAGAAGAACGCAGCCATCTCGGGCCTGGAGCCCGGGCAGGTGGTGCGCATTGTCACGACCGAGCCGGTCGGTGACAACGCCCTGACCGTCTACTACAAGACCGCCGACGGTAAGCTGCTGGAGCGGATGCTGTTCCGCACCGACGAAACCAAGCTGTCGCTGGCTGAGGGGGGGCGCCCCTGGGCTTTCGACGCCCCCGGCGCCGAGTTCAAACTCGCCGCCGAGGCCTACCGGATCAACCTGGCCCACCTTTTCGATCCGATGATGGCCGTGCACACGTCGAACGTGGAGCCGCTGCCGCACCAGATCACCGCGGTGTATGAGTCGATGCTGCCGCGCCAGCCGCTGCGCTACGTGCTTGCCGACGACCCTGGCGCCGGCAAGACCATCATGGCCGGCCTGTTCATTCGCGAACTGCTGATGCGTGCTGACGCCAAGCGCGTGCTGATCGTCGCCCCCGGCAGCTTGGTCGAGCAGTGGCAGGACGAGATGTTCGAGAAGTTCGGGCTGTCGTTCTTGCTGTTCTCGCGCGAGCAGGTCGAGCAGTCCCGCAGCGGGAACCCCTTCGACGACATCGATCTGCTCGTCGCCCGAGTCGACCAAATTGCCCGCGCCGAAGACCTGCAAGAGAAGCTGAGGCTGTCGCACTGGGACCTGGTGGTCGTCGACGAAGCGCACAAGCTGTCTGCCCACTGGTACGGAAGAAAGATCGAGAAGACCAAGCGCTTCCAGCTGGGCGAACTGCTGGGCTCGATCACGCGGCACTTCCTGCTGATGACGGCCACGCCGCACAGCGGCAAGGAAGAGGACTTCCAGCTGTTCATGTCGCTGCTCGACGCCGACCGCTTCTACGGCAAGTTCCGCGACGGTGCGCACAAGGTCGACGTCACCGATCTGATGCGTCGGATGGTCAAGGAAGACCTGCTCAAGTTCGACAGCACCCCGCTGTTCCCGGAACGCCGGGCCTACACGGTCAACTACAGGCTCTCCGACCTCGAAGCCGCGCTCTACGCCGCCGTCACGGAATACGTGAAGACCGAGTTCGCTCGGGCCGACCAACTGCCCGACGGTGGACGCAAGGGCACGGTAGGCTTCGCGCTGACCGCGCTGCAGCGCCGGCTCGCCTCCAGCCCCGAAGCCATCTACCAGTCGCTCAAGCGCCGTCGCAACAAGCTCAAGAGCCGGGTCGAGGAGGAAAAGCTGGGCCAGCGCGGCAAGTCCCTGGCCGAGACACTGGCTGGCCCCGGCACCAACGGCGTGCCGGAAGACATCTGGGAATCGGCCGACGCGATGTCGCCTGACGACTTCGAGAACTTCGAGGAAGCCGTCGTCGACCAGGCCACGGCTGCGCAGACGATTCAGGAACTCCAGGCCGAGATCATCATCCTCGAAGCCCTGGAAGAGCAGGCCCGTCAGGTCGTCCTCTCCGGTCAGGACCGCAAGTGGGACGAGCTGTCCCGCTTGCTGCAAGACACGCCCGAGATGCACGACGAGGTGGGCCGGCAGCGCAAGCTGATCATCTTCACCGAGCACCGCGACACGCTGAACTACCTGGCCACCAAGATCCGCGGGCTGATCGGCAGCGAAGAAGCCGTGGTCATGATCCACGGCGGCGTCAAGCGTGAAGAGCGCCGCAAGGTGCAGGAGATGTTCCGCAACGACCCCTCGGTGCGCGTGCTCGTCGCCACCGACGCGGCCGGCGAAGGCGTAAACCTGCAGAACGCCAATCTGATGGTCAATTACGACCTGCCGTGGAATCCCAACCGACTGGAACAGCGCTTCGGCCGAATCCACCGAATCGGCCAGACCGAGGTCTGCCACCTGTGGAACATGGTCGCCGCCGAGACGCGCGAGGGCGATGTCTTCCAGCGCCTGTTCGAGAAGCTGGAGGTCGAGCGCAAAGCCCTGGGCGGCCGGGTGTTCGACATCCTCGGCGAAGTCTTCGAAAATCGCAGCCTCAAGGACCTGCTGATCGAGGCCATCCGCTACGGTGCCGATCCCGAGGTCCGTGCTCGGCTCTTGCGTCGCGTGGAAGGCGCGCTGGACACCCGTCACCTCGAAGACATCATCAAGCGCAACGCACTGTGCGAAGAGGTGATGGACGAGAAGCGCCTCTTCGCCGTCAAGGAGGAGATGGAGAAGGCCGAAGCTCGCAAGCTGCAGCCGTTCTTCATTCGCGCGTTCTTCAGCCAGGCCTTCCAGCAGATGGGCGGCGAGCTGCGTCCGCGCGAACCAGGGCGCTACGAGATCACCAACGTCCCGGCCATCATCCGCGAGCGCGACCGCCAGATCACGGGCCGCGACCGCCGCAACGCTGACCCGGTACTGCGCCGTTACGAGCGGGTCTGCTTTGAGAAGCAGTTCGTGCGCCTGATCGACCGCGTCGGCGCGCCGATGGCCAGCCTGCTGCACCCCGCGCACCCGGTGATGCAGTCGGTGACTGACCTGGTGCTCGAAACCCACCGCAACAAGCTCAAGCAAGGCGCCGTGCTCGTAGATCCGAGCGACATGGGTCTGACGCCGAAGGTGATGTTCATCATCGACCACTCGGTCAAGGAAGGCGCTGACCCGGTGCATGTGGTCTCGCGCCGCATGCAGTTCGTCGAGATCGACCCGGAGGGCAACGCAATCAACGCCGGCTGGGCGCCACACCTGGACCTGGAGCCGCTCGCCCCTGCCGACATGGCGCTGATCGAGGACGTGTTGGCCGCACGCTGGATCGCCAAGGATCTGGAGCAGGTGGCGCTGGCCCACGCCTCCACCCACCTAGTGCCCGAGCACTTCGACGAGGTACGCGCCCGCCGAGAGAAGACGGTCGACAAGACGCTGGCGGCGGTGCACGAGCGCCTAGTCACGGAGATCAACTTCTGGTCCGACCGCTACATCAAGCTGCGGGATGACATCGCCGCCGGCAAGGACGTGCGCCTGACGCTGGAGAACGTACGCCGCACCATCGACGACCTGACCGCCCGCCGCGAGTCGCGCGAGAAGGAGCTGCTAGCCATGCGCCACGTCATCTCCGCCACGCCAGTAATCCTGGGCGGCTCGCTGGTCATCCCCGCAGGTCTGCTGCTGCAGCGCAAGGGCCAGGCGGGGTGGACCGCGGACGCCGCCGCGCGAGCACGGGTGGAGCAGGTCGCGATGCGGGCTGTGATGGACGCCGAGCGCGCGCTGGGGCACGACGTCATCGACGTGTCGGCCGACAAGTGCGGATGGGACGTCACCAGCCTGCCCAAGGCGCTGGACGGCCGCCTGCCGCCCTCCCGCCACATAGAAGTCAAGGGCCGCGCCAAGGGCCAGACGACGATCACCGTCACGCGCAACGAGATCCTCTACGGCCTCAACCAGTCCGAGAAGTTCATCCTGGCCATCGTGATGGTCGACGGTGAACAGCACGAGGGGCCGTTCTACGTGCGGCAGCCCTTCACACAGGAGCCCGACTGGGCCGTGACCAGCATCAACCTCGATCTCGATCAGTTGCTCGCCCGCGCGCAGCAGCCAGCCTAA
- a CDS encoding WYL domain-containing protein — MSIVHIAEMTQPQRDRLAFIELRLRFIGEIRRQDLVTRFGIQAAAATRDIGQYKELAPRNIDYDRKGKVYVRAAWFRAVFDFSAERVLTWVSQGFGDGEPLRLKSLVACEGSSLATKIDLEVLSALTRAIHRKSAVEISYRALSSGHTTREIVPFALADSGQRWHARAFDRRSGEFRDFVLGRIADARLTAGSVEDHETAAQDIQWNRVAELDLVPHPANVQHPDTIEAEYGMENGVVKVRVRAAMAGYLLRRWNVDCTNDHSLKGAEHQLWLRNRQALYGITNLILAPGYGSQAEGW; from the coding sequence ATGTCCATTGTCCACATCGCAGAGATGACTCAACCGCAGCGCGACCGGCTCGCGTTCATTGAGTTGCGCCTGCGGTTCATCGGGGAGATCCGCCGCCAAGACCTGGTGACGCGATTCGGCATCCAAGCTGCGGCGGCCACCCGGGACATCGGTCAGTACAAGGAGCTTGCCCCGCGCAACATCGACTACGATAGGAAAGGCAAAGTGTATGTTCGCGCCGCTTGGTTTCGGGCCGTATTCGACTTCTCGGCTGAGCGGGTACTCACGTGGGTGTCTCAGGGCTTCGGGGACGGCGAACCACTGCGATTAAAGTCTCTGGTAGCCTGCGAAGGCTCGTCACTGGCCACCAAGATCGATCTGGAAGTACTTTCCGCGCTGACCCGCGCCATCCATCGGAAGTCCGCAGTCGAGATTTCCTATCGCGCTCTGTCGAGTGGCCATACCACAAGGGAGATCGTGCCCTTCGCCCTGGCAGACAGCGGCCAGCGCTGGCACGCCAGGGCATTCGACCGCCGCAGCGGCGAGTTTCGTGACTTCGTCTTGGGGCGCATCGCAGATGCCAGGCTGACCGCCGGCTCGGTTGAAGACCACGAAACGGCCGCTCAAGACATCCAGTGGAACAGAGTCGCCGAGTTGGACCTGGTACCACACCCCGCCAACGTGCAACACCCAGACACCATCGAAGCTGAGTACGGGATGGAGAACGGGGTTGTCAAGGTGCGCGTGCGTGCTGCGATGGCGGGTTACCTGCTCCGTCGCTGGAATGTGGACTGCACGAATGACCACAGCCTAAAGGGCGCTGAACACCAACTCTGGTTGCGCAACCGGCAGGCTCTCTACGGAATTACCAATCTCATCCTCGCCCCGGGTTACGGGTCTCAGGCCGAGGGGTGGTAA
- a CDS encoding IS66 family insertion sequence element accessory protein TnpB, producing METTTKRLRVKRGAEQWRVLLSRFDGSGLSVAEFCAREGISDTSFHRWRSRLRAGGSGKPDQAAPGAFLDAGVLRREHPSAARLELTLDLGGGLQLSLVRG from the coding sequence ATGGAGACGACGACCAAGAGGTTGCGGGTGAAGCGTGGCGCGGAGCAGTGGCGGGTCTTGCTGTCGCGCTTTGACGGAAGCGGCTTGAGCGTCGCTGAATTCTGCGCGCGGGAAGGAATCAGCGACACCAGCTTCCATCGCTGGCGAAGCCGGCTGCGGGCCGGCGGCAGCGGCAAGCCCGACCAGGCGGCGCCGGGCGCCTTCCTTGACGCCGGCGTGCTGCGCCGCGAGCACCCGTCGGCTGCGCGTCTTGAACTGACCCTCGACCTCGGCGGAGGTCTGCAGCTGTCCCTTGTTCGCGGCTGA
- the tnpB gene encoding IS66 family insertion sequence element accessory protein TnpB, with product MFFPEARIRVQVYGCPVDLRQSFDGLIALTRHALREDPVSGQLFVFFNRRSTLVKVLYWDRSGFCVWAKRLEAGRFIADWSKASTRETDWTGLKLLLEGIEPGRIRKRYRAPELHENRL from the coding sequence ATGTTCTTCCCGGAAGCGCGAATTCGCGTGCAGGTCTATGGTTGCCCGGTCGATCTGCGTCAATCCTTCGACGGGCTGATTGCGCTGACGCGCCACGCGCTGCGCGAGGACCCCGTGAGCGGACAACTCTTCGTCTTCTTCAACCGGCGCTCGACGCTGGTCAAGGTGCTCTACTGGGACCGCAGCGGTTTCTGCGTCTGGGCCAAGCGTCTCGAGGCTGGCCGTTTCATTGCCGACTGGTCCAAGGCGAGCACGCGTGAAACCGACTGGACCGGGTTGAAACTCCTCCTCGAAGGCATCGAGCCGGGGCGCATCCGGAAGCGCTACCGCGCTCCAGAGCTTCATGAAAACCGCTTGTAA
- a CDS encoding IS66 family transposase: protein MNPAPWSALSSLEDAATLSPQNVLDLAAAWREWETTGAVLRQEIAGLRQQIDWFKRQLFGQKSERRIDIGSPGQMSLGEWPSDPAAPEAKGRPVVAHTRKAASRRNDDESVPFFDETRVPVEVIELSAPETDGLSPEDYEIISHKESYRLAQQPGSYVLIKYRRPVVKIRASQALVCAPAPSTVIDGSRADVSFVAGLLIDKFAYHLPLYRQHQRLTDAGFTVSRPWLTQIAQQGAALLEAIHEAQLASIRESRVKAMDETPIKAGQGGPGKLKRGYFWPVYGERDEICFPFFESREIKHVEAALGLTPAERAVLLSDGYHAYAHYAAKTGITHAQCWTHTRRGFFEAQAVEPEAGAEALALIGELYQVEEDIRQAGLSGERKKDHRLAHARPVVERFFAWIDERFAAQGLLPSNPLTKALAYARDRRFGLEVFLTDPDVPIDTNHLERALRVIPMGRRNWMFCWTELGARHVGILQSLIVTCRLHDINPYDYLVDVLQRVGQHPADRVHELTPRCWKDLFAANPLRSPLHRQAP from the coding sequence ATGAACCCAGCCCCCTGGTCCGCCCTTTCCAGCCTCGAAGACGCCGCGACCTTGAGCCCGCAGAACGTCCTCGATCTCGCCGCCGCCTGGCGGGAATGGGAAACGACCGGCGCCGTCCTGCGCCAGGAAATCGCCGGGCTCAGGCAGCAGATCGACTGGTTCAAGCGACAGCTCTTCGGCCAGAAGAGCGAACGCCGCATCGACATCGGCAGTCCCGGCCAGATGAGTCTGGGCGAATGGCCGAGCGACCCGGCAGCGCCGGAAGCCAAAGGCCGTCCCGTCGTCGCCCATACCCGCAAGGCGGCAAGCCGGCGCAACGACGACGAGTCCGTACCCTTCTTCGACGAGACCCGCGTGCCGGTCGAGGTCATCGAACTGTCGGCACCGGAAACCGATGGCCTCTCGCCCGAAGACTACGAGATCATCAGTCACAAGGAGAGCTACCGTCTGGCGCAGCAGCCGGGGAGTTACGTCCTCATCAAGTATCGGCGGCCCGTGGTGAAGATCAGGGCCAGCCAGGCGCTCGTCTGCGCGCCGGCGCCGAGCACCGTCATCGACGGCAGCCGGGCGGACGTGAGCTTCGTCGCCGGCCTGTTGATCGACAAGTTCGCCTACCACCTGCCGCTGTATCGCCAGCACCAACGCCTCACCGATGCGGGTTTCACCGTCAGCCGGCCGTGGCTGACGCAGATCGCCCAGCAAGGAGCGGCCCTGCTCGAGGCGATCCACGAGGCGCAGTTGGCGTCGATTCGCGAGTCCAGGGTCAAGGCGATGGATGAAACGCCGATCAAGGCCGGACAGGGCGGGCCCGGGAAGCTGAAGCGAGGCTATTTCTGGCCCGTCTATGGAGAACGCGACGAGATCTGTTTCCCCTTCTTCGAGAGCCGCGAGATCAAGCACGTCGAGGCGGCGCTGGGGCTGACGCCTGCCGAGCGAGCGGTGCTGCTGTCGGATGGCTACCACGCCTATGCCCACTATGCGGCGAAGACCGGGATCACGCATGCCCAGTGCTGGACGCACACCCGTCGTGGCTTCTTCGAGGCGCAGGCCGTCGAACCGGAAGCAGGAGCCGAGGCGCTGGCGCTGATCGGCGAGTTGTATCAGGTCGAGGAAGACATCCGCCAGGCCGGGCTGAGTGGCGAGCGCAAGAAGGATCATCGGCTGGCGCATGCCAGGCCGGTCGTCGAGCGCTTCTTCGCCTGGATCGATGAACGGTTCGCGGCGCAGGGTCTGCTGCCGAGCAATCCGCTGACCAAGGCGCTGGCCTATGCCCGCGACCGCCGCTTTGGACTGGAAGTGTTTCTCACCGACCCGGACGTGCCGATCGATACGAATCATCTCGAGCGGGCCCTGCGCGTGATTCCGATGGGTCGCCGCAACTGGATGTTCTGCTGGACCGAACTCGGTGCCCGCCACGTCGGCATCCTGCAAAGCCTGATCGTTACCTGCCGGCTGCACGACATCAACCCGTATGACTATCTGGTCGATGTCCTGCAACGCGTCGGACAGCACCCGGCAGACCGGGTCCACGAACTCACGCCCCGCTGCTGGAAAGATCTCTTCGCCGCCAACCCGCTGCGCTCGCCCTTGCATCGGCAGGCTCCATAG
- a CDS encoding DMT family transporter — translation MNRSVLYAIAAAALFGASTPLAKLLIGETSPLLLGGLLYLGSGLGLALARLIRDRGWQSSGITHREWPWLLGAILFGGVLGPVALMFGLSETSGSTASLLLNLEAVLTAVIAWVVFKENTDRRIVLGMIAIVAGGVLLSWLPGASGGNGWLGPFAIILACLCWAIDNNLTRKVSASDALFIAGSKGLIAGVVNCALALSLGATLPVAATTATVMTLGLMGYGVSLVLFVLALRGLGTARTGAYFSTAPFIGAFLALVVLGESVGPTFWLASALMALGVWLHLTEKHEHEHTHEPIEHSHVHRHDEHHQHEHDFTGDGLEPHSHHHTHAVVTHKHPHFPDFHHRHAH, via the coding sequence ATGAATAGAAGTGTTCTCTACGCCATCGCGGCTGCTGCCCTGTTCGGGGCCAGTACACCCTTGGCGAAACTGCTGATTGGGGAAACATCGCCACTGTTGCTGGGCGGCTTGCTGTACCTGGGCAGCGGCCTCGGCCTCGCTCTTGCCCGACTGATCCGTGATCGGGGGTGGCAATCCTCGGGTATCACGCATCGGGAGTGGCCTTGGCTGTTGGGTGCAATTTTGTTCGGAGGCGTGCTGGGGCCTGTCGCACTGATGTTTGGGCTGTCTGAAACCAGCGGATCGACCGCATCACTGCTGCTGAACCTCGAAGCGGTTCTGACTGCAGTGATCGCCTGGGTGGTGTTCAAGGAGAACACCGACCGGCGCATCGTTCTCGGGATGATCGCCATCGTCGCCGGAGGTGTGCTGCTGTCCTGGTTGCCAGGCGCATCGGGAGGTAATGGCTGGCTTGGCCCGTTCGCGATCATCTTGGCCTGTCTGTGCTGGGCCATCGACAACAACCTGACGCGCAAGGTGTCGGCATCGGATGCCTTGTTCATTGCTGGCAGCAAGGGTCTGATCGCAGGTGTGGTCAATTGCGCCCTTGCGCTGAGCTTGGGGGCAACGCTCCCCGTTGCCGCCACAACTGCAACGGTCATGACCCTCGGACTCATGGGATACGGAGTGAGTCTGGTGCTGTTCGTGCTGGCCCTGCGTGGACTCGGCACGGCACGAACGGGAGCCTATTTCTCGACCGCGCCGTTTATCGGTGCCTTCTTGGCACTGGTGGTACTGGGCGAATCCGTCGGCCCAACGTTCTGGTTGGCAAGTGCGTTGATGGCATTGGGTGTTTGGCTACACCTCACCGAAAAACATGAGCACGAGCACACGCACGAGCCTATCGAGCACAGTCACGTCCATCGTCACGACGAACATCACCAGCACGAACACGATTTCACCGGGGATGGCCTCGAGCCCCATTCCCACCATCACACCCACGCGGTTGTGACCCACAAGCATCCGCATTTCCCGGATTTTCATCATCGGCACGCACACTGA
- a CDS encoding IS66 family transposase, with the protein MNPAPWSALSSLEDAATLSPQNVLDLAAAWREWETTGAVLRQEIAGLRQQIDWFKRQLFGQKSERRIDIGSPGQMSLGEWPSDPAAPEAKGRPVVAHTRKAASRRNDDESVPFFDETRVPVEVIELSAPETDGLSPEDYEIISHKESYRLAQQPGSYVLIKYRRPVVKIRASQALVCAPAPSTVIDGSRADVSFVAGLLIDKFAYHLPLYRQHQRLTDAGFTVSRPWLTQIAQQGAALLDAIHEAQLASIRESRVKAMDETPIKAGQGGPGKLKRGYFWPVHGERDEICFPFFESREIKHVEAALGLTPAERAVLLSDGYHAYAHYAAKTGITHAQCWTHTRRGFFEAQAAEPEAGAEALALIGELYQVEEDIRQAGLSGERKKDHRLAHARPVVERFFAWIDERFAAQGLLPSNPLTKALAYARDRRFGLEVFLTDPDVPIDTNHLERALRVIPMGRRNWMFCWTELGARHVGILQSLIVTCRLHDINPYDYLVDVLQRVGQHPADRVHELTPRCWKDLFAANPLRSPLHRQAP; encoded by the coding sequence GTTCAAGCGACAGCTCTTCGGCCAGAAGAGCGAACGCCGCATCGACATCGGCAGTCCCGGCCAGATGAGTCTGGGCGAATGGCCGAGCGACCCGGCAGCGCCGGAAGCCAAAGGCCGTCCCGTCGTCGCCCATACCCGCAAGGCGGCAAGCCGGCGCAACGACGACGAGTCCGTACCCTTCTTCGACGAGACCCGCGTGCCGGTCGAGGTCATCGAACTGTCGGCACCGGAAACCGATGGCCTCTCGCCCGAAGACTACGAGATCATCAGTCACAAGGAGAGCTACCGTCTGGCGCAGCAGCCGGGGAGTTACGTCCTCATCAAGTATCGGCGGCCGGTGGTGAAGATCAGGGCCAGCCAGGCGCTCGTCTGCGCGCCGGCGCCGAGCACCGTCATCGACGGCAGCCGGGCGGACGTGAGCTTCGTCGCCGGCCTGTTGATCGACAAGTTCGCCTACCACCTGCCGCTGTATCGCCAGCACCAACGCCTCACCGACGCGGGCTTCACCGTCAGCCGGCCGTGGCTGACGCAGATCGCCCAGCAAGGAGCGGCCCTGCTCGACGCGATCCACGAGGCGCAGTTGGCGTCGATTCGCGAGTCCAGGGTCAAGGCGATGGATGAAACGCCGATCAAGGCCGGACAGGGCGGGCCCGGGAAGCTGAAGCGAGGCTATTTCTGGCCCGTCCATGGAGAACGCGACGAGATCTGTTTCCCCTTCTTCGAGAGCCGCGAGATCAAGCACGTCGAGGCGGCGCTGGGGCTGACGCCTGCCGAGCGAGCGGTGCTGCTGTCGGATGGCTACCACGCCTATGCCCACTATGCGGCGAAGACCGGGATCACGCATGCCCAGTGCTGGACGCACACCCGTCGTGGCTTCTTCGAGGCGCAGGCCGCCGAACCGGAAGCCGGAGCCGAGGCGCTGGCGCTGATCGGCGAGTTGTATCAGGTCGAGGAAGACATCCGCCAGGCCGGGCTGAGTGGCGAGCGCAAGAAGGATCATCGGCTGGCGCATGCCAGGCCGGTCGTCGAGCGCTTCTTCGCCTGGATCGATGAACGGTTCGCGGCGCAGGGTCTGCTGCCGAGCAATCCGCTGACCAAGGCGCTGGCCTATGCCCGCGACCGCCGCTTTGGACTGGAAGTGTTTCTCACCGACCCGGACGTGCCGATCGATACGAATCATCTCGAGCGGGCCCTGCGCGTGATTCCGATGGGTCGCCGCAACTGGATGTTCTGCTGGACCGAACTCGGTGCCCGCCACGTCGGCATCCTGCAGAGCCTGATCGTCACCTGCCGGCTGCACGACATCAACCCGTATGACTACCTGGTCGATGTCCTGCAACGCGTCGGACAGCACCCGGCAGACCGGGTCCACGAACTCACGCCCCGCTGCTGGAAAGATCTCTTCGCCGCCAACCCGCTGCGCTCGCCCTTGCACCGGCAGGCTCCATAG